In Candidatus Omnitrophota bacterium, a single genomic region encodes these proteins:
- a CDS encoding chorismate synthase: MLRYLTAGESHGKAITAVLEGMPAGLKINTAFLNSELKRRQSGFGRGKRMKIECDRADILSGIKNNVTLGSPITLAIKNRDDSIERLHKVLAPRPGHADLAGFLKYGFSDIRQVLERASARSTVSVVAIGAISKLLLNEFRIKISSRVLSVAGSTSAAKIKGKIIEAMKEKDTVGGIFEVRAESVPVGLGSYAHADRRLDSRLAKEVMAIPGIKGVEIGLGFGYAQKKGSEVHDAIYFSRQKGYVRKTNNAGGIEGGISNGEDIIMRACMKPISTLMRPLDSVNIMTSKASKASVERTDTCVVQAAGVVAESACAFVLADALLEKFGNDNLGDIKLAFKNYLKRIS; the protein is encoded by the coding sequence ATGCTCAGATATTTAACTGCCGGAGAATCTCATGGCAAGGCAATAACCGCTGTTCTGGAAGGGATGCCCGCAGGCTTAAAGATAAATACTGCTTTTTTAAACTCGGAACTGAAAAGGCGCCAGTCCGGTTTTGGCAGAGGAAAACGCATGAAGATAGAATGCGACCGTGCGGATATCCTCTCCGGGATAAAGAATAACGTTACACTTGGCAGCCCGATAACCCTGGCAATAAAGAACAGGGATGACAGTATCGAGCGCCTGCATAAAGTGCTTGCGCCGCGTCCGGGGCATGCCGACTTAGCCGGTTTCCTTAAATACGGCTTTAGCGATATACGCCAGGTGCTTGAGCGCGCTTCAGCAAGGAGCACGGTTTCGGTCGTTGCAATCGGCGCGATCTCTAAATTGCTGCTAAATGAATTCCGTATAAAGATTTCAAGCCGGGTACTTTCTGTGGCCGGCTCAACTTCCGCAGCAAAAATAAAAGGGAAAATCATCGAGGCCATGAAAGAGAAGGATACTGTCGGAGGTATTTTTGAAGTCAGGGCAGAGTCGGTGCCTGTGGGTTTAGGCAGCTATGCCCATGCTGACAGAAGGCTTGATAGCCGCCTGGCAAAAGAAGTCATGGCTATACCGGGCATAAAAGGAGTTGAGATAGGTTTAGGGTTTGGCTATGCGCAGAAAAAAGGCTCAGAAGTCCATGACGCAATTTACTTCAGCAGGCAAAAAGGTTACGTGAGGAAGACCAATAATGCCGGCGGCATTGAAGGCGGGATATCTAATGGCGAGGACATAATTATGCGCGCCTGCATGAAACCCATATCTACATTAATGCGGCCGCTTGATTCCGTTAACATTATGACTAGCAAGGCATCCAAAGCCAGCGTCGAACGGACTGATACCTGTGTTGTTCAGGCTGCGGGCGTAGTGGCTGAATCAGCGTGCGCTTTTGTCCTGGCGGATGCTTTATTAGAGAAGTTTGGCAATGATAACCTTGGCGACATCAAACTGGCCTTTAAGAATTATTTGAAAAGAATATCTTAA
- the topA gene encoding type I DNA topoisomerase: MSKKDLIIVESPTKAKTIGKILGDKFTVVSSMGHVIDLPQKKLGVDIENGFLPEYTVLSGRNKVLTSLKKDAKEKSNIYVATDPDREGEAIGWHLKERVFKNKKVFRLVFHEITPSAIKEAFSKSRDFDMNMIEAQASRRILDRLVGYFLSPLLWKKIVRGLSAGRVQSVALRILIERERQINNFVPKEYWEIEAELEKADGQRSTDHGIFTAKLDKIDDRKAEIANKKQADDIVAYLSGRDFIVSDIKKTEKKKNPLAPFITSTLQQEAFNKFRFNATRTMMLAQQLYEGIDIGRDSPVGLITYMRTDSPRVAPEAIREVRGMIQKKFGAEYLPKEPNAYKVKKLAQEAHEAIRPTMIDSAPDAFKDFLTPDQYKLYELIYNRFVSSQMTPAKYLTTTAAIECEKYLFSASGSVLTFDGFLKLYANNEEEEDNSESQKNKIPELKNGEVLKPQKLIPSQHFTKPPARFSDSSLVKALEEDGIGRPSTYAPIIQTLILRDYVRRIKGYFHPTELGTKVVELLIEYFPKVMDLKFTALMEEELDEIEEGKLKRADVLNQFYSSFKANLDFAQKNIKKEVIETDQVCESCGKPMIVKWGRRGKFLSCSDFPKCKSSKSITSGVKCPEAGCGGELIERRSRRGFFYGCSNFPKCRFTSRTLPEEK, encoded by the coding sequence ATGAGTAAGAAAGACCTGATAATAGTTGAATCCCCCACTAAGGCCAAGACAATAGGCAAGATCCTTGGCGATAAATTTACAGTTGTATCCTCGATGGGGCATGTAATTGACCTCCCGCAGAAGAAGCTTGGGGTCGATATTGAGAATGGTTTCCTTCCGGAATACACGGTTTTAAGCGGAAGAAACAAGGTTTTAACCAGCCTGAAGAAGGACGCTAAGGAAAAATCCAATATTTATGTTGCGACTGACCCTGACCGCGAAGGGGAGGCTATCGGTTGGCACCTTAAGGAAAGGGTATTTAAGAACAAGAAGGTTTTCCGCCTGGTGTTCCATGAGATAACTCCGTCTGCGATAAAAGAGGCATTTAGTAAATCGCGGGATTTTGACATGAATATGATCGAAGCCCAGGCAAGCAGGAGGATATTGGACCGCCTGGTCGGTTATTTCCTGAGCCCGTTATTGTGGAAAAAAATAGTCAGGGGCTTAAGCGCAGGCCGGGTGCAATCTGTGGCTTTAAGGATATTGATCGAGCGTGAACGCCAGATTAATAATTTCGTTCCCAAAGAATATTGGGAGATAGAGGCGGAGCTAGAAAAAGCCGACGGTCAACGGTCCACAGACCACGGTATATTTACGGCTAAACTGGATAAAATCGATGACAGGAAGGCGGAGATAGCAAATAAGAAGCAGGCAGACGATATTGTCGCCTACCTCTCCGGAAGGGATTTTATCGTCAGCGATATAAAGAAGACCGAGAAGAAAAAGAACCCCCTTGCCCCTTTTATCACCAGCACACTTCAGCAGGAGGCCTTCAATAAATTCAGGTTCAATGCTACGCGCACCATGATGCTGGCCCAGCAGCTTTATGAAGGTATAGATATAGGCAGGGATTCACCCGTTGGCCTTATCACATACATGCGTACTGATTCTCCGCGTGTTGCTCCCGAAGCGATCAGGGAAGTCAGGGGAATGATCCAAAAGAAGTTCGGCGCCGAATACCTTCCCAAAGAACCTAATGCCTACAAAGTAAAGAAACTCGCCCAGGAGGCGCATGAAGCAATAAGGCCGACTATGATAGATAGCGCGCCGGATGCATTCAAGGATTTCCTGACCCCCGACCAATACAAGCTATACGAGCTTATCTATAACCGTTTTGTATCCAGCCAGATGACTCCGGCAAAATACCTGACGACTACGGCAGCCATTGAATGCGAAAAGTATTTGTTCAGTGCTTCAGGAAGCGTATTGACATTTGACGGTTTCCTTAAATTATATGCCAATAACGAAGAGGAAGAAGATAACAGCGAAAGCCAGAAGAATAAAATACCGGAATTAAAAAATGGCGAGGTGCTAAAACCGCAGAAATTAATCCCTTCCCAGCATTTTACTAAGCCCCCGGCAAGGTTTTCTGACAGTTCCTTGGTAAAGGCGCTTGAAGAAGACGGGATAGGCCGCCCCTCTACTTATGCCCCGATTATCCAGACCCTGATACTCAGGGATTATGTGCGCAGGATTAAAGGCTATTTCCACCCTACGGAACTCGGGACAAAAGTAGTTGAACTCTTGATCGAGTATTTTCCCAAGGTCATGGACCTTAAATTTACCGCGCTCATGGAAGAAGAGCTGGATGAGATTGAAGAGGGAAAATTAAAGAGAGCTGATGTCTTAAATCAATTTTATTCCAGCTTTAAGGCAAATTTAGATTTTGCACAAAAGAACATAAAGAAAGAAGTCATAGAGACGGACCAGGTATGCGAGTCTTGCGGGAAACCCATGATAGTAAAATGGGGCAGACGGGGCAAATTTTTAAGCTGTTCCGATTTTCCCAAGTGCAAGAGTTCAAAATCGATAACCAGCGGAGTCAAATGCCCTGAAGCTGGATGCGGCGGCGAGCTTATTGAGCGCCGTTCCAGGCGCGGATTTTTTTACGGCTGTTCCAATTTTCCTAAATGCAGGTTTACCTCGAGGACTTTACCCGAGGAAAAATAA
- the fusA gene encoding elongation factor G produces MLPADSRSRKKKGRSKFPAGNADQELFNKEQKIINLENSLNELQFDLEKAQAERAGLEKQIEELKRSKSEAEDKLEKRQSWVDKDSQEFGKVKEQSAKLQKEFLEKEKQLQEEFAKNVNLNRDVNNLNIKIQGLENDIKNKDEQIELSRHRIDKLTNDLEGLKALSNKLQKEKEISEWVPKSEFSKLNEEYTQLENELFEKDEKIKRFSDEIVHLNDELKKVKLHPKEEPAAEDKPADLVSQETEAKPAEEKAPLPEAKEENAGAANEEVKAAEESQEKTAAEEPVTEEAEKAAQEPEAQEAKAAETEEKTAKDKSSKEQVAALPKTELHKIRNIGIMAHIDAGKTTVSERILFYTGRSHKIGEVHEGKAQMDWMKQEQERGITITAAATTCFWKDHRISLIDTPGHVDFTVEVERSLRVLDGAVAVFCAVGGVEPQSETVWHQSDKYSVPKIAFVNKMDRVGADFFFVLRDMADKLGANAVAIQIPVGQEDKFRGVIDLLEMKAYIYHDDTMGKDYSVEDIPQEFMDAAKEYRHIMIEKAVAFDEALMKKYLEAEDSITIEELISVIRSATITNKLVPVLCGSAFKNKGVQKLLDAVNMYLPSPADLAEVAGHDPKDKSIEIKRKNNYQEPLSALAFKVQSDHHVGKIVYVRVYSGVLSSGTYILNSVKNKKERVGRIVLMHANQRENIDNAFAGDIIGVVGLNNTVTGDTLCSVENPILLEAMEFPVPVVSLSVTPKSRQDQDKLGRALARLLEEDPTFMVSSDQETKETLLTGMGELHLEIIVDRLKEEFQVEAIVGQPKVAYKETILNSATAEGKYIKQSGGRGQYGHVVMEVLPNEQGKGFDFIDSIKGGAIPRSFIPAVEKGVVEAMQNGVYAGYPVVDVKVNLLDGSYHEVDSSELAFKFAAIFGFKEAFLKATPVLLEPYMALEVSTPDEFANSIVGYICSRRGKILNMETKAKQKLVFAEVPLAEMFGYATAFRSLSSGRANAQMHFSKYLQVPNEIAQKIIEENKDKKEGRANG; encoded by the coding sequence ATGCTCCCGGCGGATTCAAGAAGCCGGAAGAAAAAAGGAAGAAGCAAATTTCCCGCCGGTAACGCAGACCAGGAGTTATTCAATAAAGAGCAGAAGATAATAAACCTGGAAAACAGCCTTAACGAACTGCAGTTTGACCTGGAGAAAGCCCAGGCAGAGCGCGCCGGACTTGAGAAGCAGATTGAGGAGTTAAAAAGGTCCAAGTCGGAAGCCGAAGATAAATTAGAAAAGAGGCAGTCATGGGTTGATAAGGATAGCCAGGAGTTCGGGAAAGTCAAAGAGCAGAGCGCAAAATTGCAGAAAGAATTCCTGGAAAAAGAAAAGCAGCTTCAGGAAGAGTTTGCAAAGAATGTAAATCTAAACAGGGATGTAAATAATCTGAACATCAAGATACAAGGGCTGGAGAATGATATAAAAAATAAGGATGAACAGATCGAGCTGTCAAGGCACAGGATAGACAAGCTCACTAATGACCTTGAAGGGCTCAAAGCTCTCAGTAATAAATTACAGAAGGAAAAAGAAATAAGCGAATGGGTGCCTAAAAGTGAATTCAGTAAATTAAACGAAGAGTATACTCAGCTTGAGAACGAACTTTTTGAAAAAGACGAGAAGATAAAGCGTTTCAGTGATGAGATAGTGCACTTAAATGATGAGCTTAAAAAAGTAAAGCTGCACCCTAAGGAAGAGCCTGCAGCAGAAGATAAGCCCGCTGATTTAGTTAGCCAGGAAACAGAAGCAAAACCTGCTGAAGAAAAAGCGCCGTTGCCTGAAGCTAAGGAAGAGAATGCAGGGGCCGCTAACGAAGAAGTAAAAGCAGCAGAGGAAAGCCAGGAGAAGACAGCCGCAGAAGAGCCGGTTACTGAAGAAGCAGAAAAAGCGGCGCAGGAGCCTGAAGCCCAAGAGGCAAAAGCTGCAGAGACAGAAGAAAAGACCGCAAAAGACAAATCTTCCAAAGAGCAAGTAGCAGCCCTTCCTAAGACCGAGCTGCATAAAATAAGGAATATAGGCATAATGGCGCATATTGATGCCGGTAAGACTACCGTCAGCGAAAGGATACTTTTTTATACCGGACGTTCGCATAAAATCGGTGAAGTCCATGAAGGCAAGGCCCAGATGGACTGGATGAAACAGGAACAGGAAAGAGGGATTACAATAACTGCTGCGGCAACTACCTGTTTCTGGAAAGACCACCGTATAAGCCTGATAGACACTCCTGGCCACGTTGATTTTACGGTAGAGGTTGAAAGAAGCCTGCGTGTTTTAGACGGAGCCGTAGCTGTATTCTGCGCAGTAGGAGGGGTGGAACCGCAGTCAGAGACAGTTTGGCACCAGTCTGATAAATACAGCGTGCCAAAGATCGCTTTTGTAAATAAAATGGACAGGGTCGGCGCGGATTTCTTTTTTGTCTTGAGGGATATGGCGGATAAGCTCGGGGCTAATGCGGTAGCAATACAGATACCTGTGGGCCAGGAAGATAAATTCAGGGGGGTAATCGACCTTCTGGAAATGAAGGCATATATATATCACGACGATACGATGGGCAAGGATTACAGCGTAGAAGATATACCGCAGGAATTTATGGATGCGGCTAAGGAGTACCGCCATATAATGATTGAAAAGGCGGTTGCCTTTGATGAAGCCCTGATGAAAAAATATCTTGAGGCAGAAGATTCCATTACAATAGAGGAGCTTATATCTGTGATCAGGTCTGCGACGATTACCAATAAACTTGTCCCGGTCCTCTGCGGTTCAGCTTTTAAAAATAAAGGAGTGCAGAAACTCCTGGATGCGGTTAATATGTATTTACCGTCTCCCGCTGACCTTGCCGAGGTAGCCGGACACGACCCGAAAGATAAATCTATCGAGATAAAAAGAAAAAATAACTATCAGGAGCCTCTTTCTGCCCTGGCTTTTAAAGTACAGTCAGACCACCATGTAGGAAAGATCGTTTATGTGCGGGTTTATTCAGGCGTGCTTTCATCAGGGACTTATATCCTGAATTCCGTGAAAAATAAAAAGGAGAGGGTGGGCAGGATCGTCCTGATGCATGCCAATCAAAGAGAGAATATAGATAATGCATTTGCCGGGGATATCATCGGCGTCGTTGGTTTGAACAATACCGTGACCGGGGATACATTATGCTCTGTGGAAAACCCGATACTTCTTGAAGCTATGGAATTTCCTGTCCCGGTTGTTTCTTTAAGCGTTACACCTAAGAGCAGGCAGGACCAGGATAAATTAGGCAGGGCGCTTGCCCGGCTGCTTGAAGAGGACCCAACTTTTATGGTAAGTTCCGACCAGGAGACAAAGGAGACGCTGCTTACCGGTATGGGCGAGCTGCATCTTGAAATTATAGTAGACAGGCTCAAAGAGGAATTCCAGGTGGAGGCCATAGTCGGCCAGCCTAAAGTCGCCTATAAAGAGACCATCCTGAATTCAGCTACGGCAGAAGGTAAATATATAAAACAGTCGGGTGGTCGCGGCCAGTACGGCCATGTAGTCATGGAGGTTTTGCCTAATGAGCAGGGCAAGGGGTTTGATTTTATCGACAGTATTAAGGGCGGCGCAATACCCAGGTCATTCATACCGGCAGTTGAGAAAGGCGTTGTTGAAGCTATGCAAAACGGGGTATATGCCGGATACCCCGTGGTTGATGTCAAAGTGAACCTTCTAGACGGTTCTTATCACGAAGTAGATTCGTCGGAACTGGCATTTAAGTTCGCCGCAATATTCGGGTTTAAGGAAGCGTTTTTAAAGGCGACACCTGTATTGCTTGAGCCATATATGGCGCTTGAGGTAAGCACGCCTGATGAATTCGCCAATAGTATCGTAGGTTATATCTGTTCGCGCAGGGGTAAGATCCTGAACATGGAAACAAAAGCAAAACAGAAACTGGTTTTTGCGGAAGTCCCGCTTGCCGAGATGTTCGGATATGCTACTGCATTCCGTTCTTTGAGCAGCGGCAGGGCCAATGCCCAGATGCATTTCTCCAAATATTTACAGGTGCCGAATGAAATAGCGCAGAAGATAATAGAAGAAAATAAAGACAAGAAAGAAGGCAGGGCAAATGGGTGA
- a CDS encoding shikimate kinase — protein MKNLYLVGFMGTGKSSVGKLIAKKRKCRFADLDELIELKEKKSIPDIFAKYGEAHFRRLEKKALKEISRESNFVVACGGGIVLDKENIQIMNESGLVVCLKASPEVILKRTAASVNRPLLNVEERKEKINMLLKIRAPFYAQIARQVDTSTLSIEEVADKVAGWMKEKP, from the coding sequence ATGAAAAACCTATATTTAGTCGGTTTTATGGGCACGGGTAAATCAAGCGTGGGCAAGCTGATCGCTAAAAAGAGAAAATGCAGGTTTGCAGACCTGGATGAATTAATAGAATTAAAAGAAAAGAAAAGTATCCCTGATATCTTCGCTAAATACGGCGAGGCGCATTTTAGAAGGTTAGAGAAAAAGGCGCTTAAGGAAATATCGCGTGAAAGTAATTTCGTGGTTGCCTGCGGAGGCGGGATAGTATTAGATAAAGAGAATATCCAGATAATGAACGAATCCGGGTTGGTCGTCTGCCTTAAAGCAAGCCCTGAAGTCATCCTGAAGCGTACAGCCGCCTCAGTTAACCGGCCATTGCTGAATGTAGAAGAACGTAAGGAGAAGATCAATATGCTTCTGAAGATACGCGCCCCTTTTTACGCGCAGATAGCCAGGCAGGTAGATACATCAACCCTGTCTATCGAAGAGGTGGCTGATAAGGTGGCCGGATGGATGAAAGAGAAGCCTTAA
- a CDS encoding septation protein spoVG: MDTKDLKVEKIRKVQGQSKLRAFVDVCFGEITIKGLRVVEGANGFFVSMPKYQGKDGRWYSNICPKTKEAQKQINDLILQAYLE; encoded by the coding sequence ATGGATACGAAAGACCTTAAAGTTGAAAAGATCAGGAAGGTGCAGGGCCAGAGCAAACTTCGGGCTTTTGTGGATGTTTGCTTTGGAGAAATAACAATCAAAGGCCTGCGGGTGGTTGAAGGGGCAAACGGTTTTTTTGTCAGTATGCCGAAATACCAGGGTAAGGATGGCCGCTGGTACAGCAATATATGCCCTAAGACAAAAGAGGCGCAAAAACAAATTAATGACCTGATATTGCAGGCATATTTGGAATAA
- the xerC gene encoding tyrosine recombinase XerC yields MQRYIEKFIRYLEIEKNYSAHTLLNYKLDLEHFFSFLGSSPVEGVDYITLRKYLATLKDASLGNRSIGRHLSTLRTFFKFLTRDGFIKTNPMLSLSSPKIEKHLPQFLTEEEASRLIEATVAKDESGLRDRAILETFYSTGIRISELVSLDTDDIDFISGVVKVEGKGKKERIVPIGDKALSAIRQYIDKRKKEFDAVFLNKNGKRISTRGVRSIVAKYIKASGLKHGVSPHTIRHSFATHLLNRGADLRSVQELLGHVNLATTQIYTHLTTDRLKNIYDKAHPRA; encoded by the coding sequence ATGCAAAGGTATATCGAGAAATTCATCAGGTATCTGGAGATCGAAAAGAACTATTCTGCGCATACGCTCTTGAATTATAAGCTCGACCTGGAGCATTTCTTCAGTTTCCTGGGGTCATCTCCGGTTGAAGGCGTGGATTATATAACTCTGAGGAAATACCTTGCAACACTCAAAGATGCAAGCCTCGGCAACAGGTCCATAGGCAGGCATTTATCTACCCTGAGGACTTTCTTTAAATTTCTTACCCGCGACGGATTCATAAAAACTAACCCGATGCTCAGTCTTTCCAGCCCTAAAATAGAAAAGCACCTTCCCCAGTTCCTTACCGAAGAGGAGGCCAGCCGGCTTATAGAGGCGACTGTCGCAAAGGATGAATCAGGCTTAAGGGACAGGGCCATACTTGAGACTTTCTATAGCACAGGCATAAGGATCAGCGAGCTTGTTTCGCTTGATACCGATGATATTGATTTTATAAGCGGAGTGGTAAAAGTCGAAGGTAAAGGCAAAAAAGAGAGGATCGTGCCTATTGGTGATAAGGCGTTGTCTGCGATAAGGCAGTATATAGATAAAAGAAAAAAAGAATTTGATGCCGTATTCTTGAATAAAAACGGCAAGCGTATCAGTACGCGGGGAGTAAGGAGTATAGTTGCAAAATACATCAAGGCATCGGGTTTAAAACACGGGGTCTCGCCGCATACTATCCGGCATTCTTTCGCCACGCACCTTTTAAACCGCGGGGCAGATTTAAGAAGCGTGCAGGAACTCCTGGGGCATGTAAACCTTGCCACAACCCAAATCTATACCCATCTTACTACCGACAGGCTGAAAAATATTTATGACAAGGCGCATCCGCGGGCTTAA
- a CDS encoding 3-deoxy-D-manno-octulosonic acid transferase: MTILIDLLYFIGFIFYLPLLVFKGKLHREFFFRLGFIPKVYMENPIWIHAVSVGEVMAIKKLVYELKAAFPRKRFVISTVTATGNKVAKTLAGGRDYVTYLPFDFSFIVSKVMRRIKPSLFIVAETEIWPNLINYLHHNNIPLITINGRISDKSFIGYKRIKFILRHILNKVSLFCVQTEEDAKRLMALGVGLDKMDITGNLKFDLNYGNEVNPENYRSRLGIVYNEKLFVAGSTHKGEDEIIFSVYKRMRQSSINIKLLIAPRHPERARDVASLAKKFGFNPQLISAIPFICETCITQPVFILDTIGELPGFYSAADIVFIGGSLTKNGGHNIIEPASHAKPVLFGPWMFNFREIARMFLDKSAAIMVRDEDELFNKAVALLRNESEASLYSERAKELVLKHRGATARTLKHIMKFITK; encoded by the coding sequence ATGACCATACTGATTGATTTATTGTACTTTATCGGCTTTATATTTTATCTGCCTCTGCTTGTCTTTAAGGGAAAACTGCATAGAGAGTTTTTCTTCAGGCTTGGGTTTATACCTAAAGTATATATGGAGAACCCTATCTGGATACACGCCGTAAGCGTCGGCGAAGTCATGGCCATTAAGAAGCTGGTTTATGAATTAAAAGCCGCGTTTCCAAGAAAAAGGTTTGTTATCTCGACAGTCACCGCTACCGGAAATAAGGTCGCCAAGACCTTAGCCGGCGGCAGGGATTACGTGACCTATCTTCCTTTTGATTTCAGTTTTATTGTCAGCAAGGTCATGCGCAGGATAAAGCCTTCTTTATTCATCGTAGCAGAAACAGAGATCTGGCCTAACCTGATAAACTATCTGCACCATAACAATATTCCTTTAATAACAATTAACGGCAGGATATCCGATAAATCCTTCATAGGATACAAGAGGATCAAGTTTATCCTGAGACACATCCTGAATAAGGTAAGCTTGTTTTGCGTGCAGACAGAAGAAGATGCCAAAAGGCTGATGGCTCTTGGGGTGGGCCTTGATAAGATGGATATTACAGGCAACCTTAAATTTGATTTAAACTATGGTAACGAGGTAAACCCTGAGAATTACAGGTCGCGGCTGGGCATAGTTTATAATGAAAAGCTTTTTGTCGCAGGCTCTACCCATAAGGGCGAAGACGAGATAATCTTCAGCGTATATAAGCGGATGCGCCAGTCATCAATAAATATAAAATTATTGATCGCTCCCAGGCACCCGGAAAGGGCCAGGGATGTCGCCAGCCTCGCTAAGAAATTCGGATTCAACCCCCAGTTGATATCTGCCATCCCTTTTATCTGCGAGACGTGTATTACGCAGCCGGTATTTATTCTGGATACCATAGGCGAACTCCCTGGTTTTTATAGCGCAGCCGATATAGTTTTTATCGGGGGCAGCCTTACGAAGAACGGCGGGCATAATATAATTGAGCCGGCAAGTCATGCCAAGCCTGTGCTTTTCGGGCCGTGGATGTTTAACTTCCGCGAGATAGCCAGGATGTTTCTGGATAAATCAGCAGCAATAATGGTCAGGGATGAAGACGAGCTTTTTAACAAAGCAGTCGCCCTTCTCAGGAATGAATCTGAAGCCAGCTTATATTCGGAAAGGGCAAAAGAACTGGTTTTAAAACATAGAGGGGCAACAGCAAGGACATTAAAACATATAATGAAGTTCATAACTAAATAA
- the dprA gene encoding DNA-protecting protein DprA — protein MDEREALIALNFVSGIGGVKLKRLLDYFFKPQDIFRASSGELSQVSGINPEICRKIKDLNPYNLDKELATAARLGLKIITLADADYPKALLNIDSCPIVLYCKGALKEEDASGIAVVGSRKASLYGLSCSEKFAFDLACCGLTIISGMASGIDTTAHKAALKAGGRTVAVMGSGFNQIYPKENKELVDKISASGSVISEFPIDTLPLKYNFPRRNRIISGLSRGVLVVEASLKSGALITADFALEQGKDVFVIPGKIDSFNSCGSNGLIKQGAKLVSDINDILQEFGLEFSCGNIDSSDPAKNRMDKEENVLYDAIDEKGIFIDDLVSKTDFKINKVFGLLFKLQLKKLIKQLPGRIFARSNQE, from the coding sequence ATGGATGAAAGAGAAGCCTTAATTGCGCTGAATTTCGTTAGCGGTATCGGCGGTGTTAAATTAAAGAGGCTGCTGGATTATTTTTTCAAGCCTCAGGATATATTCCGGGCATCATCCGGAGAGCTGAGCCAGGTATCAGGGATAAACCCTGAGATTTGCAGGAAAATAAAGGATTTAAACCCGTATAACCTGGATAAAGAATTGGCAACGGCCGCAAGGCTCGGCCTTAAGATAATCACTTTGGCAGATGCAGATTACCCAAAAGCTCTGCTGAACATAGACTCATGCCCGATCGTGCTTTATTGCAAGGGCGCCCTGAAAGAAGAAGATGCATCTGGTATCGCCGTTGTGGGGAGCCGTAAGGCAAGCTTGTACGGCTTATCATGTTCGGAGAAGTTCGCGTTTGATCTTGCCTGTTGCGGGTTGACTATAATCTCCGGTATGGCATCAGGTATAGATACTACAGCGCATAAGGCGGCGTTAAAAGCAGGCGGCCGTACCGTTGCAGTCATGGGCAGCGGGTTTAACCAGATCTATCCCAAAGAAAATAAAGAACTGGTTGATAAGATATCTGCAAGCGGCTCTGTTATTTCAGAATTCCCGATAGATACGCTGCCGCTGAAATATAATTTTCCCAGGAGAAACCGCATAATCAGCGGATTATCCCGGGGCGTATTAGTGGTAGAGGCTTCTTTGAAAAGCGGTGCGCTGATAACCGCTGATTTTGCGCTGGAGCAGGGCAAGGATGTATTTGTTATTCCGGGCAAGATAGATTCGTTTAATTCTTGCGGAAGCAATGGCCTGATAAAGCAGGGCGCAAAGCTGGTTTCAGATATAAATGATATATTACAGGAGTTTGGCCTGGAATTTTCTTGCGGCAATATTGATAGTTCTGACCCGGCGAAAAACCGCATGGATAAAGAAGAAAATGTTCTATATGATGCTATAGATGAAAAAGGCATATTTATAGACGATTTGGTATCAAAGACAGATTTTAAAATAAACAAAGTGTTCGGTTTGCTTTTTAAACTGCAGCTTAAAAAGCTTATAAAACAACTTCCGGGCAGGATATTTGCCAGGAGCAACCAAGAGTAG